One Gossypium raimondii isolate GPD5lz chromosome 3, ASM2569854v1, whole genome shotgun sequence genomic window carries:
- the LOC105794275 gene encoding phytosulfokines: protein MAKSFIFLIMAFLLLFTAQCRHLSTSIKQQVDIPKILFSSPEWSSIDEECKGLDEDACLVKRSLAAHTDYIYTQQNIVP from the exons ATGGCAAAGAGCTTCATCTTCCTGATCATGGCTTTTCTCTTGCTATTTACTGCACAATGCAGACATCTGTCTACCAGTATTAAGCAACAGGTTGATATCCCAAAGATACTATTTTCTTCACCG GAATGGAGTTCCATTGATGAGGAGTGCAAAGGTTTGGATGAGGATGCATGTCTGGTTAAGAGGTCCTTGGCTGCTCATACGGATTATATTTACACCCAACAAAACATTGTACCTTGA
- the LOC105794277 gene encoding peroxidase 11: MAISLQCFLFLICISIFSSTMAATDPPLTLDYYKSTCPNVFDIVKKEMECHVLSDPRNAAFILRLHFHDCFVQGCDGSILLDDTIELQGEKKASTNGLNSLKGFRIIDKIKNKLESECPGIVSCADILTIAARDAVILVGGPYWHVPVGRKDSKTASYDLAMENIPSANEGLLSIIAKFLYQGLSVTDMVALSGAHTIGMARCESFRARIYGDFEATSGKNPISDSYLSELRSVCPAIIGSGDNNVTAMDNVTPNLFDNSFYHTLLRGEGLLNSDQELYSSLFGIETKSLVQKYAADPVAFFNQFSDSMVKLGNITNSDSFVNGEVRKNCRFVNT, encoded by the exons ATGGCGATTAGTCTCCAATGCTTCCTTTTTTTGATTTGTATTTCCATTTTCAGCTCCACTATGGCTGCAACTGACCCTCCTTTGACATTGGATTATTACAAATCAACATGTCCTAATGTGTTTGATATTGTGAAGAAGGAAATGGAGTGTCATGTCCTCTCCGATCCTCGCAATGCAGCTTTCATTCTTCGATTACATTTTCATGACTGTTTCGTTCAGGGCTGTGATGGGTCAATTTTGCTTGATGATACAATCGAGTTGCAAGGAGAAAAGAAAGCTTCAACCAATGGATTAAACTCTCTAAAGGGTTTCAGAATCATTGACAAAATCAAGAACAAGCTTGAATCCGAGTGTCCTGGGATTGTTTCTTGTGCTGATATCCTCACCATTGCAGCCAGAGATGCTGTTATCCTG GTTGGTGGACCTTACTGGCATGTACCCGTGGGAAGAAAGGATTCGAAAACGGCTAGCTATGATCTAGCTATGGAAAACATTCCTTCTGCAAATGAGGGTCTTCTTAGTATTATAGCTAAATTTCTTTATCAAGGTCTCTCAGTCACTGACATGGTGGCTCTGTCCG GGGCTCACACCATTGGAATGGCACGTTGTGAGAGCTTTCGCGCTAGAATTTATGGAGACTTTGAAGCAACTTCGGGGAAGAATCCGATATCAGATTCGTATCTCAGCGAGTTGAGATCAGTTTGTCCTGCAATAATTGGATCAGGAGACAACAATGTAACAGCAATGGATAATGTTACACCGAATCTTTTTGACAATTCATTTTACCATACACTTTTGAGAGGTGAAGGGTTGCTTAATTCAGACCAAGAATTATACTCCAGCCTATTTGGAATCGAAACCAAAAGCCTTGTCCAAAAATACGCAGCTGACCCTGTGGCATTCTTCAATCAATTCTCGGATTCAATGGTGAAACTGGGGAATATTACGAATTCGGATAGCTTTGTCAATGGTGAAGTAAGGAAGAATTGCAGATTTGTCAACACTTGA
- the LOC105794278 gene encoding protein NSP-INTERACTING KINASE 1 isoform X1, with product MNIRTEISVLVCCLVFFCLSTSGSPSNGVGSEVIALMGIKSFLVDPIGVLENWDEASPDPCSWSMVTCSADGQVIGLGAPSQGLSGVLAPSIGNLTNIQTVDLSFNNLSGKVPIFPAQVFNIEGNPYLYTKGTDMVDKGSLPNSSKAKLNKSGIFYVITILMVPYYYSHLWDSSFFI from the exons ATGAATATCAGGACAGAGATTTCTGTTTTAGTGTGTTGTCTGGTTTTTTTCTGCTTGTCGACTTCTGGTTCCCCATCAAATGGTGTCGGCTCTGAAG TAATAGCTTTAATGGGAATAAAAAGCTTCCTGGTTGATCCAATTGGGGTTCTTGAAAATTGGGATGAAGCCTCCCCTGATCCATGCAGCTGGAGTATGGTCACCTGCTCTGCCGATGGTCAAGTTATTGGCTT AGGAGCTCCAAGCCAGGGATTGTCAGGTGTTCTTGCACCTTCTATTGGGAACTTGACCAATATCCAGACAGT AGACTTGTCTTTCAATAATTTGAGTGGTAAAGTCCCCATATTCCCTGCCCAAGTATTCAA CATTGAAGGAAACCCTTACCTTTATACCAAAGGAACAGACATGGTGGATAAAGGATCATTGCCCAACTCCAGCAAGGCCAAACTCAACAAATCtggaattttttatgttataaccATACTAATGGTTCCTTATTATTATTCTCACTTGTGGGATTCTTCATTTTTCATATGA
- the LOC105794274 gene encoding basic leucine zipper 43: MAPGELAGLHYLAPENPILNPANLGMMQNTIPAFHFNRFLNSLPNFNILPPAHEFTAQSSSISNYSTSDEAEEHQVNIIDERKQRRMISNRESARRSRMRKQKHLDELWSQVIRLRNENHSLIDKLNHVSECHDLVLQENAKLKEEASDLRQMLTDLKIGSPYLKELEEVPCNTAHLRAESTNQSIANSVDFLH; the protein is encoded by the coding sequence ATGGCTCCTGGTGAGCTCGCAGGACTTCACTACCTAGCACCTGAAAACCCAATCCTGAATCCAGCCAACCTTGGCATGATGCAAAATACTATACCAGCTTTTCATTTCAATAGATTCTTAAACAGCCTACCCAATTTCAACATCCTACCGCCTGCTCATGAATTCACTGCACAATCCTCAAGTATCAGCAATTATTCAACTTCAGATGAGGCTGAGGAACACCAGGTCAACATCATCGACGAAAGGAAACAGCGAAGAATGATATCTAATAGAGAATCTGCTCGTAGGTCAAGGATGCGGAAACAGAAGCACCTTGATGAACTCTGGTCCCAAGTAATCAGGCTTCGCAACGAGAACCATAGTCTGATCGATAAGTTGAATCATGTATCAGAGTGCCATGACTTGGTTCTTCAAGAGAATGCAAAACTCAAGGAAGAAGCCTCTGATCTTCGCCAAATGCTGACAGACTTGAAGATTGGCAGCCCTTATTTGAAAGAGCTGGAAGAGGTTCCCTGCAACACTGCTCACCTGCGAGCTGAGTCCACAAATCAATCTATTGCCAACTCTGTAGACTTTCTTCATTGA
- the LOC105794278 gene encoding protein NSP-INTERACTING KINASE 1 isoform X2, producing MQLEYGHLLCRWSSYWLRSSKPGIVRCSCTFYWELDQYPDSETGNNLSGEIPASLANLTDLHLIDLSFNNLSGKVPIFPAQVFNIEGNPYLYTKGTDMVDKGSLPNSSKAKLNKSGIFYVITILMVPYYYSHLWDSSFFI from the exons ATGCAGCTGGAGTATGGTCACCTGCTCTGCCGATGGTCAAGTTATTGGCTT AGGAGCTCCAAGCCAGGGATTGTCAGGTGTTCTTGCACCTTCTATTGGGAACTTGACCAATATCCAGACAGT GAGACTGGTAACAATCTTTCTGGAGAAATTCCTGCTTCTTTGGCTAATCTTACTGACCTTCATTTGAT AGACTTGTCTTTCAATAATTTGAGTGGTAAAGTCCCCATATTCCCTGCCCAAGTATTCAA CATTGAAGGAAACCCTTACCTTTATACCAAAGGAACAGACATGGTGGATAAAGGATCATTGCCCAACTCCAGCAAGGCCAAACTCAACAAATCtggaattttttatgttataaccATACTAATGGTTCCTTATTATTATTCTCACTTGTGGGATTCTTCATTTTTCATATGA
- the LOC105794276 gene encoding uncharacterized protein LOC105794276: MEDVITEIPPPSRFFQEDLNNFILPSPSLASPFLVFSIPKPEKPLRPSLLIVALSSPSLYIFHHLSPKTLVGSLILPEVPFSGLSVEPSFRDKTCNIYSLNNGDKSTLLVSVQHGVSAERSHLVARLLIGEDIVPDRLLILDSIQSQNFRGKLSPDETYAFKLETLAERKGLGGSNVASSLLKGLDYFPSGSMIDGLAAALLSRCQLKKTKGTLCVSWPEFSSSVVALIRSLLQRNVLPSLDLSLTQEMQDQCARFNLIKHQPYDTEMYT; encoded by the coding sequence atggaAGATGTCATAACAGAAATCCCCCCACCATCTAGATTCTTTCAGGAAGATCTTAACAACTTTATACTTCCATCACCATCTCTTGCGTCGCCATTCCTTGTGTTTTCTATTCCTAAGCCTGAAAAGCCCCTTCGCCCATCTCTCCTCATCGTTGCATTATCTTCACCATCTTTGTATATCTTCCACCATTTGTCACCTAAGACATTAGTTGGAAGTCTTATCCTACCTGAGGTCCCTTTCTCCGGCCTCTCTGTCGAACCCTCTTTCAGAGACAAAACTTGCAACATTTATTCCCTGAATAATGGGGATAAATCTACTCTGCTTGTATCAGTTCAACATGGTGTTTCTGCAGAGAGATCTCACCTTGTTGCGAGGCTGCTGATTGGCGAGGACATTGTTCCTGACAGACTTTTGATTTTGGATTCAATTCAGAGCCAGAACTTCAGGGGAAAGCTCTCACCGGATGAAACGTATGCGTTTAAGCTGGAGACGTTAGCCGAAAGAAAAGGATTGGGTGGTAGCAATGTAGCTTCTTCCCTTCTAAAGGGTTTAGACTATTTTCCATCAGGTAGTATGATTGATGGCTTGGCTGCTGCTCTGTTAAGTCGATGccaattaaagaaaacaaagggAACATTGTGTGTTTCATGGCCTGAATTCAGTAGTTCTGTGGTGGCTCTGATTAGATCGCTATTGCAAAGGAATGTGCTGCCTAGCTTGGACTTGAGCTTAACACAAGAGATGCAGGATCAATGCGCAAGGTTCAATCTAATTAAGCATCAGCCTTATGATACTGAAATGTATACATAG
- the LOC105794279 gene encoding S-adenosylmethionine decarboxylase proenzyme, which yields MAVSAIGFEGYEKRLEISFFEPGIFADPEGKGLRALTKAQLDEILGPAECTIVSSLSNKQVDSYVLSESSLFVYPYKIIIKTCGTTKLLLAIPPILKLAGSLSLAVKSVRYTRGSFIFPGAQPFPHRNFSEEVAVLDNYFGKLGAGSKACVMGGLDKQKWHVYSASAEPVTATGPVYTLEMCLTGLDRDKASVFYKDQSGSAAVMTINSGIRKILPESEICDFEFEPCGYSMNAIEGDAISTIHVTPEDGFSYASFEAVGYNLKDKNLKQLVGRVLQCFKPSDFSVAVHVDVGGGQSLEQSCLLDVKEYCCGEMGIEGLASGGSMMYQKFKSTGGCGSPRSTLKCCWKEEEEEEE from the coding sequence ATGGCAGTATCTGCAATTGGATTTGAGGGTTATGAAAAAAGGCTTGAAATTTCCTTTTTTGAGCCTGGCATCTTTGCTGATCCTGAAGGAAAGGGTCTTCGGGCACTTACCAAAGCCCAGTTGGATGAGATTCTAGGTCCAGCTGAATGCACCATTGTTTCTTCATTATCTAACAAGCAAGTGGACTCCTATGTCCTTTCTGAGTCTAGCCTCTTTGTCTATCCATACAAGATTATAATCAAAACCTGTGGGACAACTAAGTTGCTTCTTGCTATCCCACCCATCTTGAAATTGGCTGGCAGTCTATCCCTTGCTGTAAAATCTGTTAGGTATACTCGTGGGAGTTTTATATTCCCTGGTGCTCAGCCATTTCCTCACCGAAACTTCTCTGAAGAGGTTGCTGTTCTTGATAACTATTTCGGGAAGCTTGGCGCTGGTAGCAAGGCTTGTGTAATGGGTGGGCTGGATAAACAGAAATGGCATGTGTACTCTGCATCTGCAGAACCTGTGACCGCCACTGGCCCGGTTTACACTCTAGAAATGTGCTTGACTGGTTTGGACAGGGATAAGGCGTCGGTTTTCTACAAAGACCAATCAGGCTCGGCAGCTGTGATGACCATTAATTCTGGCATAAGGAAGATCCTTCCAGAGTCTGAGATATGTGATTTTGAGTTTGAACCCTGTGGTTACTCGATGAATGCGATTGAAGGTGATGCAATTTCTACTATTCATGTTACCCCAGAAGATGGATTTAGCTATGCAAGCTTTGAAGCTGTGGGATATAATCTGAAAGATAAGAATCTGAAGCAGTTGGTCGGGAGGGTGTTGCAATGCTTCAAACCGAGTGACTTTTCTGTAGCAGTTCACGTTGATGTTGGTGGTGGTCAGTCACTTGAGCAGAGCTGCCTGCTGGACGTAAAAGAATACTGTTGCGGAGAGATGGGCATTGAAGGGCTTGCAAGTGGAGGTTCCATGATGTACCAGAAATTTAAGAGCACTGGTGGCTGTGGATCACCAAGATCAACTCTGAAATGCTGCTGGAAAgaggaagaagaggaagaagagtAG